From Triticum aestivum cultivar Chinese Spring chromosome 7B, IWGSC CS RefSeq v2.1, whole genome shotgun sequence:
TGGTCTCAACCAGATATTTAATCACAGGCTCTGCCTTAAAATGatttctttgtttcatgtatttctTGTGTAGTTTTAGTGTTATTCAAATAATCAACATATAAAAAATGGTACAAAGTCCTTATGATTTCTTGATGAACATACATGAGCAATCTTCATTATTTGAGTAACCCTTCTAGCAAAGGAACTCAGTCAGTCGGTTATACCACGCCCACCCTGACTACTAAGCCATATAGTGACTTTAGagcactagtgcagaatcgggctattatcccggttcgtaaggcccttttaGTATCAgttctggaaccggcactaaagggtggggactaaagaccccccctccTCTTTAGTGTCGGTTTAGGGGTTTAAAAGGTTTAGGGTTTATGGGTTTACTCATGAACCGGCACCAAAGGGACTAaaaggtttaggggtttaggggtttATGATTTGTTTTTCCTTTTAATTTAGTGTTTTCCATTTAGttttttttcatttcaaacatattttacgctactacatattgtacacacgttatgcatatatataaatagaatttatcatagaatatatatatatatatacatacatacatacatatatatatacacacaagttgatatatACAATATCTCCCTACAATATTGCAGATCATTACATGGAGGCATTACATTTTGTAATAGTATTCTTTGTTGGGATCTATGACATGgttgagcaaaaatcccgctatttctaCTTGAATTGTTCGTACGCGATTCTctgtaggagcttatcccgcatctccttcatctttaaagaaggagatcaatatgcatgtaatagttgtgtgtatatatattagataataatgtaaaaattgtgaacggtgttctggcaaacgtacccattgcTCTCTATCAGTTTTGCTCTTTTCGAatgtcatcatgcgaatgttctcgcaaacgtagaatgcacataaatcagtccccgacgtctgcttcagggcctttacgagaatagaattcaatcagataataaatAATAAAGCCTGATAATGGTATATATTGAAACTAGAATtgaagagatggtagctagctagtattaGCTACTTAGTTACTTACCTTGGGTCGCACCCatttcagcttttgtttccatgggcctggaacCTGTTTGATGAAATTTTCCCAAGCcttgcccgccggcaaagaaaatgaataaaagagtTAATAATtagttgatattaggaaatgacgaactaaagaggccgatATATAGTTCGATAATGATGAAACTACCTGTCGACCACCCCCCTCACGATTGTGTAGTCATTAAcatctttaagtagtgagtccagcaCTTGAACTCTTCCCTCGTCAACTTCAATGATTATCAGGATCCGGtgaaaactgcatgcgcacacgtttgtatAATTAAGCGGGTatgtgcataactcatcaactatacttattaacatctagaaagcaaaaataaaatttgtagtacaagaaagtgtcaCTCACCCAAAGTTGCGAGGAAGTAGTATGTCTGGTTGGATATTTAGTCGCACCAAGAACTCTAGCAAGGTTTCCTCTGTGTATGGTCGATCATATTCACGTGACCATGTctcttgattaatggtatttgggtcaatgaacccaatgccatagcgtccagcttttttcatttcatacatctttattctgtataataccacagaaaagaatatagtgaggataattacaagcAATGATCAACAAGCACTACAGCTAGctagagacttaaattacagaaataaatcacttacagacaatagcatcTGACGATAAATTTGTTGACTATGttttgattgaataactgaaacagttcttgAAACTCAACCCACGGAGCTTTTTCATGTAGGTAATGTTCTGGCTTGATtctcaccatgagggactctcgatcggtagTCTTGGCTTCTCTCATGTACCATtaatgcaattcatacattctcgttgatagatggttgacctcctcaggcttgaccagaGGTACGccgcgggcatatttccgttttagttCCTCCTCTTTAAACGTTTCCATGGGCTCGATCTCTAGGAGTTGATAAACAGTGATACCGGCCTCTTTAGCCATCCTTCTATGAttgtcggttattaccagctgatcgGCGCTGGTACTCACATGTGTTGGTGGTACAATGAGAGGGGGGGTCGATTGCACCACCTGTTCTCCTAGTTGGGGAACAATTTTCCCGCTTGTTGGGCAGCTGCTTGGCTcaagctcgagctcgactcctttttTGTGCTTGATATGACttcttgatttggcgctcatagtctgagtcaatatGCTTGGGAgttggtggttgagccatacgaacgAAGTGGTCAATGACATGCTCAGGTACTTTCTCCTATGGCGGCGGGGGCGGTTTCAGTCCAAAATGGGACTTCACTTGGGCCCTCACTTCGGCTTCATTTTTCGCGTCAGTCAGGTCGTAAGGCAACCtcggaagaggcttgaggcttggaccatatttgtATTTCTTGCCTCCTATTGTACTGCTAGCCGCCGTAGCTGTGGTGCCTCTCTTCCGCTGTTGCTTAAGCAGCGGAGCCcgctgaggcggcggagatggctgacgcggtgcctgacttggaggaggagtccgctgacacggtgccggacttggaggaggaggagtcggctgacatGGTGCCGGACTTGGAGCAGCGGGATTAGTCTgttgacttggaggagcgggagtctactgAGGCGGcggcggacttggaggagtgggagtttgctgaggcggcggcggacttggaggaggagccggctgacgcggtgtcggtggccttggaaagacgatgcaatcctttctccatagaatgatacgatgtacggcctctcccagtgtgtgctcgtcgtcacctccaggaatgtcaagctctagccccgaatatccTTCCACCACTTCGTCAACctcgacacgagcatagccagctggaatcggattgcaacgaaaggttgcttcagggggatttgtataagcaacgtcGTCCGCCAtattcatggatatgttcttcattttaaaTTGTAGCTCACAAGTTGTCGTATCTATGATATCATCCACAGGGTGTCTATCCAGCAGTGCATCATCTCccagggcggaacccacgctgcttctaggtatggatgggacagtgctatccaatgctggatccgcTAGCTGATGCCGCTGCCGAGACCcactttcctggctaagtgagtcgatctgctcctgctgccgttgGAAAGTGAGTGCCAACTCCTCGTGCTTTGATTATATGATGCGAAGGcggtctgcttcctgcttcctctcctcctcctccagcttcctcttctgctcctcctgctgcttctttctcgcacggcttctgtagtcaGCATTCTATTCCGCAAACCCCTCAAACCACGAAACAACGCCTTTGCCTCGTGTCCTTTGCGGGTCTTCAGGATTTTcaaggcgcgcgtaagctcgtcattctctctgttgggcttGAACACCCCCGTTTGAGCCTCTTATATTGCAAGAAGTAAGCGCACATCGGATCCTTTAAGACTTTCCCGCTCCAAAACCttgcctgtctttgggtccaacgtccctccatgcacatagaaccaagtcctgaccctggggggccagctcaatgtaactggagtaaCCCCTGCATCCATCATTTGTTGCTCAGCGAGATCCCACTTAGGCCTAGCCACCTCGTAGCCACCTGGCCCATATTTATGGTGCCACTCCTTTTTCGCGGCATTAATCttattttttctcgaccgttcctcagctacttccgattccttgaatttcacaaaaGCGTGCCAGTGATCTCTTGCCTTCTCCACTGTTCCCTTCAATTCTGGAGTCTTCTCTCCTGCTTTGACGTATGCGGCCCATAtacttttcttgtggttgttgaatgctaacgccatcttcctaagagcagcgttcttgactttctccacatctgcatctgtgaaatgatctggtagggtgaaatgtgacaTTAGAGATTCCTAAAGCCGATCTTTTGCTCTttggtcaacaaaagtaacataTGGACATTCCTTTGCTGGccttttccattcttgaatggagatcgggatttgGTCCTTGACAATAACTTCGCATTGATGAAAGAACTTGTCCGCATTCATCTTAGGTTCGTGCGGTTTCCCATTAGTGTCACGGAATTGTCACGGGAGATGTCCTTAgcgtcaggacttagtcgtgaggccaaagaacctatgtggtagcttgagaggggttgagtgggacgagagatgcgaggttttttacccaggtttggccccgcACGGTGGTGGTAAAATCCTACATCCTTCTTCAtttatattgatgatgatgatcacagttacaagggtgctctatctcgagagctattgattTGTCTATCTAGACTTGTAAAACaggtccctcttggggtgccctgtccctccttatataagttggaggggcgggttacatgaggAGTCCTTGTAGGACTAGGACTATTCTAAGTAGAATCCAAGTCTTGCTTCCTTGGTAAGGGAAAACTCGTTATGCCTTTccttttaagccggcccaccataacataagTCGGCCTTCCATGAGCCGCCCTTCTGGGCCGCTGGGTCTTCTCGCTCCTCTAACccgcctgccgggtcaccaatgagtggAGAACTCTGggtgggtcacttagtgagtcgctaGTCTTCGGGTGGGTCACTAGTGAATCGCCAAGTCGGGccaggtcatacttccggccgggtcatactgcggggtatatccctgacaattaggtttgatggcatcgatgttgtactttacgccatcCTTCAACTTTTTGGTCGGGCCTCGAACTATCCTGTTgcttgtagaagatttgctcgatctagagggctgaaagaagaaagaccgattcgttaatatatatatataaatcaattaaaacatgtgatgatcaccagatgcctgcttatataaatatacctcaccggtctttgttatttcaagaatAACATTTCCTTCGTCATCAAAGTTCTGGACTTCATCTATTCGTTCGTCTTCATCAAATATCATACCCTCACCGGTAGGGTTCAGATATTgcgagccgtcatcttcttcattcccGTCTAGGCTCGGggagcgtatgatgtcgaacagggcctcttctccttctctgccggtattttccatagcttttatttaactaatccaggagaaagataaaacaatttagttttcaaattagaatgcatgcatgcagtcaataaggaaaaactgaatcatagtagatAATATGCATCTCGAATAATCCAGATAATTGATATGCATCAtcaaatataatctcgaatacatcgtctcgaatattattgaataatataatcTCCAATACATCACTAGATAATATAGATCGAATACTATCAAATAATCTAGTTCTCTCGctgtggacacccaaagagaaggaaccatcacgggatcatagctcgggtgagatccttgaaaaacctgccaggtattggagaacatgaCATCCAACGCAACCTTGTAGCGtcagacgtgctcgtcctcctccttgacatggtgacgtaccacctctaCGGGGGACGCCAGCCTCcacaccgaatgtggcccacacgtccgccaccaaagaagctccgggtcgacgaTGAGACTCGGGTTCCTCACCATGATgcacgcccctgaaggtagcacctcccagtgcaaGCCCAgtggagcctagtcccggacatggcgcCTCTGAAGCAGgtcgtcgtcgcgaacgggtcgatgaCGAGGATGTGGGTCGGGCATCGTTGGCCTGGGAACAAATTCTATGCAAATGTAACCTTTTTTAAAtgtttggattgtgatttcttaatATACGAGGAACCTTCAGTCCCTGGCTAGGAACATGATTCAGAATCATTACggattctcttaacctttaagggatttaacaaaatggcgccattctggatgtgcagaaaatggtccatatttttccttatcttatctacccttctatatgtcatgttgtctagtgttaaaagattcaaaaaaaccatggcttcatcattagccgaaagtaacaggcgcatgatggtacgaagctctccaaattgttttggaacggagtcttggataggataattagctttttggtatgaagttcagcaagagccttccgaatatcactatttggaaggccttttctGAAATTTGTACCAAAAAACGAATTATTCTATCAAAAACTCCGTTCCAAAAAAACTTTGGAGAGCtttgtaccatcatgcgcctgttacttccggctaatgatgaagccgtGGATTTATCAATATTTTGGCAAACAACGTCACATGTAGAAGAatatattagcagaataactattctgcacactacttccgcactgcacgctgaacgcaagtgcacatcattctttgaaccaagtgtgctgcagtactcacacgagtgaacttctcgtcggaaaaaactgcacgcgttatttttcggtactgttttcgctctatttttttaaccgtttatcggaatgaggcgtgtaatatatccTTGGAAAgatatggattaggcgcaacttcgacatgttgaacacttttcgagattccacacaatttaagagcagttttgaaaatggtgcggcccatgacgatTGGCAGCGAGTgttttttcgcgatttcttctaaaccgctcatcggaatgaagcaaacgatacgccgttggatagatatcgtcgaggggcatctttttcatatatattgTTTTCTCTagttccttacggtttaagagaagTTTCAAATTTAATAAATTgcggaattctgttttttaaaaaaaattcaaatcttcggtactgttttcgctccagtttttgaaccgtttgtggaaacgaggcgtgtgatacgccgttggaaagctacgaatgAGGCGCAACTTtaatatgttgaaatatttttgagattccttatggttttaagttaattttgaaaaatcgtgcggcggatgacgagtggcagcggccgttttttgtgaaatttttgcaaaccgctagtcggaatgattcaaacgatacgtcGTTGAAAAGATATCAACGAGACACAACTCTtttatgtagaacactctctctaattctttacggtttaagaggaatttcgaatttaccgaaatgcggacactctgtgtttcgcgacacccaaatcgacgtgggtacttcatctgactgaaaaccgcactgcaacggaCGAAAGACCGCACTGCATCAAACGGGTAAgggaactgcatggtttcttttattcaaacgtattttttcaaggacgagaaatagagtgcacttcacatccgGTGTAAATGAAGACAACACTATCaaaaagtgaaccgcattacttttttttcCGCTTTCGTAATTTTTTTTTTTGCACTTACGAGATGAACAACATCATATGGCCGACCGCACTTCTTCggaatgaaaaccgcactgcatcggacaggcaagcgagctgcataatttcttttgtcggGCGTAGATTttctcaaacaagtttttgttgtcttttttcaacGTTTCTATGAACAAGAGTTGACCGCACAGATGGGGCAAGTGAATCGCGACATATATTTAAGCGAACCACATTACTTTTTTTATTGTTTTGCTAAAAAAAAATCGCATTTCAATGTTGTGCGCAAGTGAAGAACATgactctcaaaagtgaaccacatcgAGGACCAAACGCACTGCAGTTGTTGCATTGATATAGTGAACCACTTAGGAGTTTTATAGCTAACCAGGCGagagaacaaagtgagcttcaCATCTATCTGATTGTTTGACACAGACACACACATACAAAATTTGTACTCTCGACCAGTCGAACCACAAAAAATTCTATGGGCTACACGAACTTCAGTTTTTCACAATGAAGTGCAGATCTCAGCAACAACAAAATTGAGTAACTGGGCATGCAACCGAACTGCATCACTTCATCTTCCCTACAAAGAGAAAAGTAAAATGAACCCCGAGAGCAAAACAACAACAGACTGCAATTTTCACTCGATTTCTCTTCAGAGAAAACACACAATGAACTTCATCCACGTATTTCTGTTTTTCAACAATTGCAGCCCACGCAGAGTCGTGGATCTGACAAAATAATGAATAGCTTGGACTACACTGCAAATCTGAAAACTAAAATAAACTGAACCCCGTGCTGCCCCTAGCCAAACTACAGCATGGGACACCCTGTTTTTCTAGCGGACTTGCTGATGATAGTACTACCAGCGAGCCATGGTGGTGCAACCTGTGCATGGACCACATGGAGAGGAGCAACAAACTGCATGCGGCACGAGGCCAAGCTGCACAGAAAAGGAGGTGGAGGTCAGCAGGATGTGCAACTCGTTAGGGAGGAGCAGGGCTCCAGATCCGAGAGCAAGGGAAGTGGTGGCCCGGTCAAGGCGGGGATTGGGAGGGGAGGGGTGGGAGGCAGGGTACCAATGCAGTTCCACCGCGGGCCGGAGTCAGAGTACTGCGCGAGCACCGTCGAGTACAGCCGCTTGAGGAGCCGTGGCCAGGCGGGGCTCGCTGGGTAGGGCGTTGTGGACGGCAGCAGCTGCCCGTGCTGGTAGCCCGTCGTGGTGGCGCGGGGATGGCGGGAGGGAGGAGCAGAGAGGAGTTGCAGAAGTGGAGGGGTGGATCCGGCTGCGAGAGTCGCGCGGGGATGGCGGAAGGAGCAGAGCAGAGTCGCGCGGCAGGGGAGGGGAGGGTCCGGCTCCAGGGGTCGCGGGGGAGCTGCTTGCCGGTGCGAGCCGAGGCCGCTGGCGATGCAGGGCACGGGCGGTGCGAGCCCAGGCCGCTGGCGATGCAGGGCACGGGCGGCGCAATCCCAGGCCACCGTTGAAATCTCAGAAATACACAGTTGAATTGCTCACCGCACTGCATCAGCAAAATCTAAACAATTATTTTCTGAACTAAAGACTAACGCTCCACTACCTGAAGGAACAACACGAGCTGCCTCGACGCCACAACCGTGCTGCACGCGTGCGCATGCCGGACTGCCCCACCATGAATCCATTGAGAGAggggggagtttagatcccgcggACGGAGCCGGTGCTCACAGGGAGGCACTCCCCATGCTCACCTGCAGAGAAGCTCGAGAGAGGAAGGTAGGTGGCCTCCCGGT
This genomic window contains:
- the LOC123157740 gene encoding uncharacterized protein DKFZp434B061, which codes for MAAFPAKPAPPLDDGCHGGPGRDGSELFTHEPPPKTRPVHLAGPTPTITLPPQHAWIQVAIDTPPPFIWIEVACEVNRLGIQHFFSNQIEQWFEVPRCVARTSPRSPVRSPPPRSGTGRPPTFLSRASLQCGEQFNCVFLRFQRWPGIAPPVPCIASGLGSHRPCPASPAASARTGKQLPRDPWSRTLPSPAARLCSAPSAIPARLSQPDPPLHFCNSSLLLPPAIPAPPRRATSTGSCCRPQRPTQRAPPGHGSSSGCTRRCSRSTLTPARGGTALLGLVPHAVCCSSPCGPCTGCTTMARW